One segment of Neisseria mucosa DNA contains the following:
- a CDS encoding AI-2E family transporter produces the protein MYQKKARGAKPWIIMACVIAAFIWLLYALGDVLTPFIVAAVLAYVLNPLVEWLQLRRIRRAPASMIIMAFALLVLLSLVLIIVPMLLNQFNNLAERLPQIVGFVQNKLLPWLNSVSGDYIQIDQESIIAWLQSHTDELSNTLKAWIPTLMRQSGNVISGVSNLVLLPLLLYYFLLDWKRWSSGISKLVPRRFIETYTRISSNMDEVLGEFLRGQLMVMMIMGLVYGLGLMLVGLDSGFAIGMIAGILVFIPYLGAFTGLLLATVAALLQYGSWQGLLMVWAVFGVGQFLESFFITPKIVGDRIGLSPLWVIFSLMAFGQLMGFVGMLAGLPLAAVTLVLLREGASAYFGSHFYKHK, from the coding sequence ATGTATCAAAAGAAAGCGCGCGGGGCAAAACCGTGGATTATTATGGCTTGCGTCATCGCAGCCTTTATTTGGCTTTTATATGCTTTGGGCGATGTTTTGACGCCGTTTATTGTGGCTGCCGTTTTGGCCTATGTTTTGAATCCCTTGGTCGAATGGCTGCAACTGAGGCGTATCCGCCGCGCACCGGCATCTATGATTATTATGGCGTTTGCCTTACTGGTATTGCTGTCGTTGGTGCTGATTATCGTGCCTATGTTGTTGAACCAGTTTAACAATCTGGCTGAACGTCTACCACAGATTGTAGGTTTTGTTCAAAACAAACTGCTGCCGTGGCTCAACAGCGTCAGCGGGGATTATATTCAAATCGATCAAGAATCAATTATTGCATGGTTGCAGTCGCATACAGATGAGTTGAGCAATACGCTCAAAGCATGGATTCCTACCCTGATGCGCCAGAGTGGCAACGTGATCAGCGGCGTCAGCAATTTGGTATTGTTGCCTTTGCTGTTGTATTACTTCTTGTTGGACTGGAAACGCTGGTCTTCCGGAATCAGCAAATTGGTTCCGCGCCGCTTTATCGAGACCTACACGCGTATTAGCAGCAATATGGACGAAGTCTTGGGCGAGTTTCTGCGCGGCCAGCTGATGGTCATGATGATTATGGGCTTGGTCTATGGCTTGGGCTTGATGCTGGTCGGTTTGGATTCCGGTTTTGCTATCGGTATGATTGCCGGTATTTTGGTATTTATTCCGTATTTGGGTGCATTTACCGGCCTTTTGCTGGCAACAGTTGCCGCGCTTTTACAATATGGCTCATGGCAGGGTTTGTTGATGGTCTGGGCTGTATTCGGTGTTGGACAATTCCTGGAAAGCTTTTTCATTACGCCTAAAATCGTCGGCGACCGCATCGGTTTGTCTCCGCTCTGGGTGATTTTCTCGTTGATGGCTTTCGGACAACTGATGGGTTTTGTCGGTATGCTTGCCGGTCTGCCGCTTGCCGCTGTAACGCTGGTTTTATTGCGTGAAGGCGCATCTGCTTATTTCGGCAGCCATTTCTACAAACATAAATAA